Proteins found in one Thalassomonas actiniarum genomic segment:
- a CDS encoding tandem-95 repeat protein produces MVNILAEQFAKEGAMFRTGLIFLLSALTMACGGSGGNDNESTPSPSPIPSPITTPPQITLPEPKQDAYTIDEDHQGLFTVLENDELGTFNINQLKLEITQYTNKASVTVEAQSQSIIYQPKLNFSGGDYFFYRIKAGDDYTIPVRVNVTINAINDAPLAMNDNFSFNQGQPLKFDLFTNDSDAESNNLDNARLIIEHAPQTGTLLIPETGGMVEFVPTDSDFYGGVTFVYVIEEDTEENLRSNPASAMLMVNALPVAQDDNIDIYEDYFTALDITANDNDPDGQLQSIKISSPPSQGLVTVDAVNFNVIYLGNINYCGTDNFSYLVEDQNGASSTPATVSINILCINDPPDAGTVVAHTHDAHPVEINLLNHVTDVDGFVEPSSAEIITPPSHGEVTLTDTGSAIYLSEPGYEGEAFFEYRFKDNSGDYSNPAQVTVFVSVNQPPSAGNDNFTIAEDTESFLNVTSNDHDLDGFISVDSIEIMSFPSNGEFELFAETGLIKYQPDRDFTGFDRIEYRISDDDGSASDIATVNIEVIAVNDPPVIPDTEYPVDGNSQENLLPWENAAFDIDSQIDLASVLIVQSPINGSLDVDQLTGAISYTPKAGYFGKDEFYIQVSDVENARSLPAKIQIHVTAANLGPSIVTTNGYQLMYAKRLNDGSLAPAQPYIAKGVVWSPASKTTETSPTDSNNADIRRAEYSTWSDIDIPLIAALNATTVWMPLDPGLTPEAIYILDELYQAGISVIMMAGNGIADENRIRQVVPYFSSHPAILAFQLGNEFQLNKLYGTAETILAAAEAVESAAALIQELDDNHPVIAGYGDIDIARQGMRLADTQSYVNDICPSIDIWGVNIYRGKSFGSLFSDWATITNKPLLINEYGTDSYAAVAQVEDPAGAEAQVMQAEWNLALWHHLLENLSGKDPSNVAIGGAVLSLSDEWWKVEPFQSQQTSGFLLANAHPDGHVSEEWLGIVTIDRQIKLAYSYLQQAYHQGYQPPVFNIDFSTTPRKQTTNIPTFFISGKAPSTNLVAINQTLVPVSSLNNYFGLIELNEGENLIRVTSESPQGVVTTIDKLITYDPEYNTQDSALAYVDINSPAVSGTLVLDYKKDLILGIIVDKHVRGLSREGDANLYMHDLTVYNTATHQELPAPHSPLAFSSELSYDTFIVDPTGERLYAGTEQLDLATNTLLPDPLAVNVLTGASYGGFRAGNGTISSDGDTLFAQENPTYSINTELNTAVNTGINSGSNNTRFVSDLALTKNDQFLMRTSFNFARGYCHIYDANSFAHLATISGIGDYAGEVVMSLSGNYAFVGSAGNPRYGRGGISVIAIDNTEPSFVLVSRLSLNRADNLAVTPEDTLITSSSRGGIDLYHLSTDEQLEFEKFFFFGLNIYTDDIKVIIVKP; encoded by the coding sequence ATGGTAAATATCCTTGCAGAGCAATTTGCAAAGGAGGGAGCAATGTTTCGTACCGGGTTAATATTTTTGCTTTCTGCTTTAACTATGGCATGTGGAGGAAGTGGCGGTAATGATAATGAATCCACACCATCACCATCTCCAATACCTTCACCGATAACGACCCCTCCTCAAATAACGCTACCAGAGCCGAAACAGGATGCTTACACCATTGATGAAGATCATCAGGGTTTGTTTACGGTTCTGGAAAATGACGAGCTGGGCACTTTTAATATTAATCAGCTCAAGCTGGAAATAACCCAATACACCAACAAGGCATCGGTAACTGTTGAGGCCCAATCGCAGAGCATTATCTATCAACCAAAGTTAAACTTCAGTGGCGGCGATTACTTTTTTTATCGGATTAAAGCGGGCGATGATTACACTATTCCTGTCCGGGTAAATGTCACCATTAATGCTATCAATGACGCCCCTCTGGCGATGAATGATAATTTTTCATTCAATCAGGGACAGCCGCTAAAATTCGATCTCTTTACCAATGATAGTGATGCAGAAAGCAATAACCTTGATAATGCCAGGTTAATCATCGAGCATGCCCCTCAAACCGGTACTTTACTCATCCCCGAAACCGGTGGCATGGTGGAATTTGTGCCAACAGACAGTGATTTCTACGGCGGCGTAACATTTGTGTATGTTATCGAAGAAGACACAGAAGAAAACCTTAGATCAAATCCGGCAAGCGCTATGCTCATGGTGAATGCACTTCCCGTGGCACAAGATGACAATATCGATATTTACGAGGACTATTTTACTGCTTTAGACATTACCGCTAATGATAATGATCCGGATGGCCAACTTCAGTCGATCAAAATATCGTCTCCCCCAAGCCAAGGGTTAGTCACCGTAGATGCGGTTAATTTCAATGTCATCTATCTGGGCAACATTAATTATTGTGGCACGGATAATTTTAGCTACCTGGTCGAAGATCAAAACGGTGCCAGTTCCACTCCCGCAACTGTGTCAATAAACATTCTGTGCATCAATGACCCTCCCGATGCCGGCACCGTTGTTGCCCACACCCATGATGCACACCCGGTTGAAATCAATTTACTTAACCATGTCACCGATGTCGATGGCTTCGTTGAGCCAAGCTCTGCAGAAATTATTACTCCCCCGAGCCATGGCGAGGTAACATTAACTGACACAGGCAGTGCCATTTATCTATCGGAGCCGGGCTATGAGGGTGAGGCCTTCTTCGAATACCGATTTAAAGATAATAGCGGTGACTATTCAAATCCTGCACAAGTAACCGTATTTGTGTCTGTTAACCAGCCCCCTAGCGCTGGCAACGATAATTTCACCATAGCTGAAGATACAGAAAGCTTTTTAAATGTTACCAGCAACGATCATGACCTTGATGGTTTCATATCTGTTGATTCAATAGAAATAATGAGCTTCCCCTCCAATGGTGAATTTGAACTATTCGCGGAAACCGGTCTGATAAAATATCAGCCTGATCGTGATTTCACCGGCTTTGACCGCATTGAATACCGCATATCTGATGATGATGGCAGTGCTTCTGACATCGCAACGGTGAATATAGAAGTCATTGCCGTCAATGATCCCCCGGTTATTCCCGATACCGAATACCCTGTTGACGGTAATAGCCAGGAAAATCTCCTTCCCTGGGAGAATGCGGCCTTTGATATTGATAGCCAGATCGATCTCGCTTCTGTCTTAATTGTCCAGTCCCCCATCAATGGCAGCCTAGATGTCGATCAGTTAACCGGAGCGATCAGCTATACACCAAAAGCGGGTTATTTTGGTAAGGATGAGTTTTATATTCAAGTCAGCGATGTCGAAAATGCCCGTTCACTACCGGCTAAAATACAAATACATGTCACTGCTGCTAACCTTGGCCCGAGTATAGTTACGACTAATGGCTATCAGCTGATGTATGCCAAACGATTAAACGATGGCAGTTTGGCGCCAGCTCAACCCTACATAGCCAAAGGCGTGGTCTGGTCTCCCGCCAGTAAGACCACTGAAACTTCTCCAACGGATAGTAATAATGCCGACATTCGTCGGGCAGAATATAGCACCTGGTCTGATATCGATATTCCTTTGATTGCAGCACTCAATGCCACTACCGTATGGATGCCGCTCGATCCTGGTTTGACACCCGAAGCCATATATATACTTGATGAGCTCTATCAAGCCGGTATCAGCGTTATTATGATGGCAGGTAACGGCATTGCCGATGAAAACCGTATTCGGCAGGTGGTCCCCTATTTTTCCTCTCATCCGGCAATTCTTGCATTCCAGCTAGGCAATGAATTTCAGCTCAACAAACTATACGGAACAGCCGAAACGATATTGGCCGCCGCAGAAGCGGTTGAATCAGCGGCAGCACTCATCCAGGAGTTAGATGACAATCACCCTGTGATTGCCGGTTATGGTGATATAGATATAGCTCGCCAAGGTATGCGTTTGGCGGACACACAATCTTACGTCAATGATATTTGCCCGAGCATAGATATCTGGGGAGTAAACATCTACCGCGGTAAATCTTTTGGCAGTCTGTTTAGTGACTGGGCGACGATCACAAACAAACCTCTGCTAATAAACGAATATGGCACCGATTCTTATGCAGCGGTAGCACAAGTTGAGGATCCTGCAGGCGCCGAAGCTCAGGTCATGCAAGCAGAATGGAATTTAGCGCTTTGGCACCATCTTTTAGAAAATTTATCAGGTAAAGATCCGAGCAACGTCGCAATTGGCGGGGCAGTTTTGAGCCTGAGCGATGAATGGTGGAAGGTTGAACCCTTTCAATCTCAGCAAACTTCCGGTTTCCTGTTAGCAAATGCCCATCCCGATGGACATGTCAGTGAAGAATGGCTGGGCATTGTTACTATCGATCGCCAAATAAAACTGGCCTATAGCTACCTGCAACAGGCCTATCATCAGGGTTATCAACCTCCCGTTTTCAATATAGATTTTTCAACAACCCCAAGAAAACAAACGACAAATATTCCAACCTTTTTTATTTCAGGTAAGGCTCCGTCAACCAATCTTGTCGCAATAAATCAAACCTTAGTGCCGGTGAGCAGTTTAAATAATTATTTTGGCCTCATAGAACTCAATGAAGGGGAAAACTTAATTAGGGTAACCAGCGAATCACCACAAGGGGTGGTAACCACCATAGACAAGCTCATAACATATGATCCCGAGTACAACACACAAGACAGTGCATTAGCCTATGTTGATATCAATTCACCAGCCGTGTCCGGTACCCTGGTGCTTGATTATAAAAAAGATCTCATCCTCGGAATAATAGTGGATAAGCATGTGCGCGGCCTCTCCCGGGAAGGTGATGCCAACCTCTACATGCATGACTTAACGGTTTACAATACCGCAACACATCAAGAGCTGCCAGCCCCCCATAGCCCTCTTGCTTTTAGTAGTGAGCTCAGTTATGACACTTTTATCGTTGACCCTACAGGAGAGCGGTTATATGCAGGCACCGAGCAATTGGATCTCGCCACAAATACCCTATTGCCAGATCCCTTAGCCGTGAATGTACTCACAGGAGCAAGCTACGGCGGATTTCGTGCAGGTAATGGCACAATTTCATCTGATGGTGATACTCTCTTTGCCCAGGAAAACCCGACTTACAGTATTAATACCGAACTAAACACTGCTGTAAATACAGGCATTAACTCAGGTTCTAATAATACCCGCTTCGTCAGTGATTTAGCTCTAACCAAAAACGATCAGTTCTTAATGCGCACTTCATTTAATTTTGCCCGCGGCTATTGCCATATCTATGACGCAAACAGTTTTGCTCATTTGGCAACTATCTCAGGGATTGGCGATTACGCAGGGGAAGTTGTCATGAGTTTAAGTGGCAATTATGCTTTTGTCGGTAGTGCCGGAAATCCAAGATACGGAAGAGGAGGCATCAGCGTTATAGCGATTGATAATACTGAGCCTTCATTTGTCCTGGTATCGAGGTTATCCCTAAACCGCGCAGACAATTTAGCAGTAACCCCGGAAGATACACTTATCACCAGCAGTAGTCGGGGTGGGATCGATCTCTACCATTTATCAACTGATGAGCAACTGGAATTTGAAAAATTCTTTTTTTTCGGCTTAAACATTTATACAGATGATATTAAAGTGATAATTGTCAAACCTTAA